The Leisingera daeponensis DSM 23529 genome includes the window GACAATATCCGTAACGACGCCAAGCCCAAGTCCGGTCTCCTCCAGATAGGGTCCCTGTTCGATATGCATCTCCAGAAAACCGGTGAACCGGCCGTGCGGCAGGAAATCCCCGGCCAGATCCGCCATCCGCGACCGCATGTCCGCAAGGGTATTGCCGGCGGTGTCGGTGAACCTGTCCGCTTCCTCCAGAGCCTGTTTGCCGGTCCAGACGTCCGATCCGGTGAGCACCCCGAACCGTCCCTCCTCATCCTGGAAACTGACGCAAGAGATGGGCGGCCCGCCAGCTTCCCTGGCCGCGCGGGCAACTTCCAGCCCGGCCACCACCCCCAGCGCTCCGTCCAGCCAGCCGCCCTCGGGCTGGCTGTCACTGTGCGAGCCCACCAGCAGGCTGTTCTCTCCGGCCAGCCCGAACAGGGTGCCCAAGGGGTCGAAATGCGGCTCCAAACCAGCCTCTTCCATCCGTCCGGCGAGCCATCTGCGCGCTGCAATGTCGGCGTCTGAATATGCCTGACGCACCACCCCCTTCCCCACACCCGACGCGCCGAAGCTGCGCAAGACATGCAGATCATCGAGAAATCGCTGAGGGTCGAGGGTCATGATGGGGCTCCGTACTGACAGGCCCACAGTGCTCCAAGAGTTTGCTGCCCTCAATGGAATTGATGGGAGCAGTGCCCAAACCCTCTCTTCCCTCTAGCCGGAACCTTCCCTAAGACTTCCACCGGTAACAACGGAGCTGCCCTGCATGTCCCACATCACCCTGATCCGCCACGGCCAGGCCAACACCAGCGCCCGGGATGAGGCGAGCTACGACCGGCTGAGCGATCTGGGCCACCAGCAGGCGGCCTGGCTGGGGGAGCATCTGCGCAGCAGCGGCAATCATCATCCGCGCGTCTATTGCGGCACGCTGACCCGGCACATCGAGACTGCGGCCTCAATGGGCTATGCCGCCGCGGTTCAGGATCCGCGGCTGAACGAGATGGAGTATTTCACCCTTGCCGAGGCGATGCGCGATCAGCACGGGCTGCCGATCCCGGAGGAGCGCGAGGGCTTTGTCGAGCATCTGCCAAAGGTCTTTGCCGCCTGGGCGGGCGGGCAAATCTCCCAGCCCTATGAAAGCTGGGAAGACTTCGAGGCCCGCACCCGGCTGGCGCTGGAGGAGATCGCCGCAGGCGACGGCCCCGCCCTCGTGGTGACGTCGGGCGGGCTGATCTCGATGGCGCTGCGGCAGGCGATGGGGCTGGACACCGCGGGCATGGCACGGATTGCACTGGCAGTCATGAACACCTCTATCCACCGGCTGTTTCCCATCGGCGGCCACTGGAGCCCGGTTTTGTTCAACGCAGTGCCGCATCTGGAAGCGCCGGACCGGCATTTTGCCCAGACACATCTGTGACGTCCGAACGGGAGGAAGACCATGCAGCTGTATTACGCCCCCAACACCATTTCGGTGGCCGTGGCCATCGCGCTGGAGGAAGCCGGGATCGAGTACGAGACAGTGGAGATCGACTTTGCCGCCAAGGAGCAGACCGGCGCTGCATACGGCCAGATCAACCCGAAGAACCGGGTGCCTGCGCTGGCGGTAGAGGGCGGCATCCTGACCGAGACCGGCGCGCTGCTGGAATACATCGCCGACATGGCGCCGGACGCCGGTCTGCGCCCGCAGGACCCGGTGCGGCTGGCCCGGATGCGCGAGGTGATGTTCTACCTCGCCTCCACCATGCATGTGAACCACGCGCACAAGCTGCGCGGCGCCCGTTGGGCCAAGGAGCGCACCAGCTGGAAGGACATGCAAAAGATGGTGCCCCAGACCATGTCGGCCTCCTGCGGATACCTCAGCCAGTTCGGGCTGCGCGGCCCGTTTGTGCTGGGTGACGAAATCAGCCTCGCCGACTGCTACCTCTATGTGGTCTGCACCTGGCTGGAAGGCGACGGGGTCAACGTGGCGGATTTCCCGAAAATCCAGAACTTCATGACGGCAATGGAGCAGCGCGGGTCCGTCCGCGCGGTTCATGCCAAGGGAATGCTTTGAAGGACATGACAATGACGCATCTGTGGGTACGGGCCGAACAGCGCCCCAACGAAGAGCGGGTCGGCCTGACCCCCGAAGGCGCCAAGGCGCTGATAGCCGCCGGCATCAGGGTCACGGTTGAGGAAAGCTCGGTGCGGGCGATCCCTTTGCAGGGCTACATTGATGCGGGCTGCGATATTGCGCCGGAAAACTCCTGGCCCCAGGCGCCTGAGGACGCAATCATTTTCGGCCTAAAGGAACTGCCGGAGGACGGCACCCCGCTGCCGCACCGCCACATCATGTTCGGCCATGCCTTCAAGGGCCAGCACTCCGGCAAGGCGCTGCTGGAGCGGTTCAAGGCTGGCGGCGGCACGCTCTATGATCTGGAATACCTGGTCGATGAGACCGGCCGCCGGGTTGCCGCCTTTGGCTATTGGGCTGGCTACGCTGGCGCTGCCGTGACGCTCAAGGCCTGGGCCGCCCAGCAGCGCGGCGAGATCTGCGGGCCGGTTGGCGTCTATGGCGGCAGGGACGCGCTGCTGGCCGAACTTGGCGGCGAGCTTGATGCCCTGAACATGGGCCGCCCCACCGCCATCGTGATCGGCGCGCTTGGCCGTGTCGGCACCGGCGCGGCTGACCTATGCGAGGCGATGGGCGTGCAGGTCACCAAGTGGGACATGGCAGAAACGGCCGGTGGCGGCCCCTTCCCGCAGATTCTGGACCATGACCTGTTCCTGAACTGTATCTTTGCCCGTCCCGGCACCCCGGTCTTTGTTTCCCGTGAAGCATTGGCCGCTGAACGCAGGCTGACCGCCATCGGCGATGTCGCCTGCGATCCGGACAGCGATTACAACCCGGTGCCGGTCTATGACCGCGCCACCACGTGGGACGCCCCCGTTCTCCGTGTTGCCGAAACCCCGGTGCTTGACGTGATGGCCATCGACAACCTGCCGTCGATGCTGCCAGTGGAGAGCTCGGAGGATTATGCCGCCCAGTTGCTGCCCTCGCTGCAGGCTCTGACCGATCTGGAGAGCGGAGTCTGGGGCCGGGCCAAGGCGACCTTCCTGGAGCACCTGCCCGAATGATCGCGCCTTACGTAGGCTATCTGGCCGCCTTTCTTGGAACCGTCTGCTGGATCCCCCAGGCCTGGAAGGCCTGGGCGTCCCGCGACACCTCTGGCTTGTCGCTGCCGTCGAACCTGATGTTCCTGGCCACCGTGTCCTTATGGCTGGCTTATGGGCTGCTGGTCGGCGACTGGCCTTTGATCCTGGCAAATATCTGCGCCGTGACTGCCGTGCTGGTGATCGTCGCGGCCAAACTGAAATTCGGATAAGGGAGAACTCTCATGACTATTCACTGGTGCGGCACCGGCCTGTCAGCAATCCCCGGCCTGCGCCGCCTGCTGGAAGCGGGCCACGATGTAGCGGTCTGGAACCGGACCACCGAAAAGGCGCGCGAAGCCGTTGGCGACCTGACCACCAACATCCACGCCTTCAGCATCGCTAACCTGGGCCAAATGGTCAGCCCCAAGGACGTCATCGTCTCGATGCTGCCGGGCGACTGGCACGTGCCGCTGGCCGAACTGGCGATCGAGCGCGGCGCGCATTTCGTGTCTTCCTCCTACATCGCCCCGGAAATGCGCGCCCTGGACCAGAAGGCCAAGGATGCCGGCGTCTGCCTGATCAACGAGGTTGGGCTGGACCCTGGCATCGACCACCTGATGGCCCACGCGTTGGTCGCGGACTATAAGGCCTCTGATGCCTATGACGCCGATAACGAGATCAGCTTCATCTCCTATTGCGGCGGCATACCAAAAACGCCAAACCCGTTTCGCTACAAATTCAGCTGGTCGCCGCTGGGCGTATTGAAGGCTCTGCGCTCCCCCTCCAAGTCAATCCGCAATTTCAAGGAGCTGGACGTTGCCCGCCCCTGGGACGCGATCTCC containing:
- a CDS encoding saccharopine dehydrogenase; the protein is MTHLWVRAEQRPNEERVGLTPEGAKALIAAGIRVTVEESSVRAIPLQGYIDAGCDIAPENSWPQAPEDAIIFGLKELPEDGTPLPHRHIMFGHAFKGQHSGKALLERFKAGGGTLYDLEYLVDETGRRVAAFGYWAGYAGAAVTLKAWAAQQRGEICGPVGVYGGRDALLAELGGELDALNMGRPTAIVIGALGRVGTGAADLCEAMGVQVTKWDMAETAGGGPFPQILDHDLFLNCIFARPGTPVFVSREALAAERRLTAIGDVACDPDSDYNPVPVYDRATTWDAPVLRVAETPVLDVMAIDNLPSMLPVESSEDYAAQLLPSLQALTDLESGVWGRAKATFLEHLPE
- a CDS encoding SemiSWEET family sugar transporter — translated: MIAPYVGYLAAFLGTVCWIPQAWKAWASRDTSGLSLPSNLMFLATVSLWLAYGLLVGDWPLILANICAVTAVLVIVAAKLKFG
- a CDS encoding histidine phosphatase family protein, which gives rise to MSHITLIRHGQANTSARDEASYDRLSDLGHQQAAWLGEHLRSSGNHHPRVYCGTLTRHIETAASMGYAAAVQDPRLNEMEYFTLAEAMRDQHGLPIPEEREGFVEHLPKVFAAWAGGQISQPYESWEDFEARTRLALEEIAAGDGPALVVTSGGLISMALRQAMGLDTAGMARIALAVMNTSIHRLFPIGGHWSPVLFNAVPHLEAPDRHFAQTHL
- a CDS encoding glutathione S-transferase family protein, whose translation is MQLYYAPNTISVAVAIALEEAGIEYETVEIDFAAKEQTGAAYGQINPKNRVPALAVEGGILTETGALLEYIADMAPDAGLRPQDPVRLARMREVMFYLASTMHVNHAHKLRGARWAKERTSWKDMQKMVPQTMSASCGYLSQFGLRGPFVLGDEISLADCYLYVVCTWLEGDGVNVADFPKIQNFMTAMEQRGSVRAVHAKGML
- a CDS encoding saccharopine dehydrogenase family protein translates to MTIHWCGTGLSAIPGLRRLLEAGHDVAVWNRTTEKAREAVGDLTTNIHAFSIANLGQMVSPKDVIVSMLPGDWHVPLAELAIERGAHFVSSSYIAPEMRALDQKAKDAGVCLINEVGLDPGIDHLMAHALVADYKASDAYDADNEISFISYCGGIPKTPNPFRYKFSWSPLGVLKALRSPSKSIRNFKELDVARPWDAISSYEAPLPAPESFEVYPNRDSIPFIAQYEFGKDWKVKEFVRGTLRLNGWADAWADVFKEVETLTGAEGDARLKEMSDQFWVENAYDEGEPDRVVLCVGLKAEKDGAVAWHKTYVMDAWGDARGTAMARLVSYPVSFAIEAAMNGKIAAGVHAAPSDPVLVAKWMEEIGKLAQHLEVVDSKS